In one Fusarium falciforme chromosome 5, complete sequence genomic region, the following are encoded:
- a CDS encoding CAMP-dependent protein kinase regulatory subunit: MAGPFSSPFGENSNPFGTDRGQASNNLMHRVIEEDETDNITSPTNRSFGAQNSGSLFSGPFGGGFGGDAPGDVPPSSRTPPNPDSYPAQYNFGRRTSVSAESLKPGADSNDNWSPPFHEKSADQLERLKRAIEGNFLFSHLEDEQSAQILGALVEKPIPAKGIKVISQGDAGDYFYVVEKGSFDVYVNPAGTLQPGPDGMGNQVGNIQAGGSFGELALMYNAPRAATVISAEPGCTLWALDRVTFRRILMESTFARRRMYESFLEEVPLLASLTPYERSKIADALETKKFAPGQIIINEGDPGHSFYLLENGEADAYKGSPEHTVRHYVKGDFFGELALLNDAPRAASVVATSDVKVASLGKNAFQRLLGPVEGILRRTKYEGVKSGVEEMDPLHAG; this comes from the exons ATGGCCGGTCCCTTTTCTAGCCCTTTTGGGGAGAATAGCAACCCCTTTGGAACAGACAGAGGGCAAGCTTCGAACAACTTGATGCATCGTGTTATCGAAGAGGATGAGACGGACAACATCACATCACCCACAAACCGCAGCTTTGGCGCGCAAAACTCTGGATCGCTGTTCTCAGGACCCTTTGGCGGCGGCTTCGGCGGCGATGCCCCGGGCGATGTACCTCCCAGCTCTCGAACACCCCCGAACCCAGATAGTTATCCTGCCCAGTACAACTTTGGGCGCCGGACTTCAGTGTCTGCCGAATCTCTGAAGCCCGGCGCTGATTCTAATGATAATTGGTCTCCCCCCTTCCATGAGAAGTCGGCCGACCAGCTTGAGCGTCTCAAGCGTGCCATTGAGGGCAACTTTCTCTTTAGCCACCTGGAGGATGAGCAGAGTGCTCAAATCTTGGGCGCTCTGGTTGAGAAACCGATACCTGCTAAGGGAATCAAG GTGATCAGCCAGGGTGATGCCGGCGACTACTTCTATGTCGTCGAGAAGGGATCCTTTGATGTTTATGTCAACCCTGCGGGCACTCTCCAGCCCGGCCCAGACGGTATGGGTAACCAGGTTGGTAACATCCAAGCTGGCGGCTCGTTCGGTGAGCTTGCCCTCATGTATAACGCGCCTCGAGCCGCAACCGTTATCTCTGCGGAACCTGGGTGCACCCTATGGGCTCTTGACCGTGTGACGTTCCGACGCATTCTTATGGAGTCGACGTTTGCTCGAAGACGGATGTACGAGAGCTTCCTCGAAGAGGTGCCGCTGCTGGCGAGTCTGACACCGTACGAGAGGTCCAAGATTGCAGATGCTCTGGAGACCAAGAAGTTTGCGCCAGGAcagatcatcatcaacgaggGAGACCCCGGCCATTCGTTCTACCTGCTGGAGAACGGTGAGGCAGATGCCTACAAGGGCAGCCCGGAGCACACGGTGCGCCATTACGTCAAAGGCGATTTCTTTGGCGAGCTTGCACTGCTCAATGATGCACCACGGGCAGCTAGTGTCGTGGCCACGTCGGACGTCAAGGTGGCGAGCCTGGGCAAGAACGCGTTCCAGCGATTGTTGGGGCCTGTGGAGGGTATTCTTCGACGGACCAAGTACGAAGGCGTCAAGTCCGGCGTCGAGGAGATGGATCCTCTGCATGCTGGGTAG
- a CDS encoding HABP4-PAI-RBP1 domain-containing protein: MLTPSLVVTRSHKANDRDHKGLAEGTALPTEHLPRFFAKHGYADVDPKKVKKDGSGRGNWGTVNDDIADEDFTFTNARRRSNSSSFSHHVSDLKTKFEVNEPEPVFEESVHGPEEEDHEDLTKTDSSESGRSSS, encoded by the exons ATGCTGACTCCATCTCTTGTAGTGACTCGCTCTCACAAGGCCAACGACCGTGACCACAAGGGTCTCGCTGAGGGCACCGCCCTCCCCACCGAGCATCTTCCTCGCTTCTTTGCCAAGCACGGCTATGCCGATGTCGACCCCaagaaggtgaagaaggaCGGCTCTGGTCGAGGTAACTG GGGAACCGTCAACGACGACATCGCTGACGAAGACTTCACCTTTACCAACGCTCGTCGCCGctccaacagcagcagcttctcaCACCACGTCTCGGACTTAAAGACCAAGTTCGAGGTCAACGAGCCCGAGCCCGTCTTTGAGGAGTCGGTCCATGGccctgaggaggaggaccatGAGGACCTCACCAAGACCGACTCTTCCGAGAGCGGCCGATCCTCCTCCTAA
- a CDS encoding CDT1-C domain-containing protein, producing the protein MPRPARRNQAAPATTQSISSFTRISKGRLGDATGKNVIADTKSTTVTRKRKATVEEDPHPKATSRTFSFPPSSDDELSGPKKRACRRQEPVINSPAKSVAVAKGKRVARTTPSRAEAAHKPINSTIISKTRVQGKTVQTKLDGVFKKLSKPGNGLPPHLAEMVDLHRAFVKTIMIQFAHNGSNSPIDVRTVAPHIAQAWGKRQVTMEDIRRCIAIETSAQNKTVSPFIISDYGRNKICIELASHDNNPINEERLLKQFEANLRSLCTERSADDMDVDLPLDSLSLNDLPQVAITNMDTGARANPLLSKGQRALSELKSGIATKQQEKEAKQAAVANNPLLNPDGTKMSLLDRLRLKQLAKANEPLPPSGPELQRRAALNRVVDVAATISMLSLSNPMSLPRQAFTMAVILEKLKDSLRMPVSKEEGAACVRLIASEVAPEWLRIVTIGGRENVVVQRHSQPVDRVIQERVQKLLG; encoded by the coding sequence ATGCCTCGACCGGCCAGGCGCAACCAAGCTGCGCCTGCTACCACCCAGTCCATCAGCAGCTTCACTCGAATCTCCAAAGGCCGTCTTGGCGATGCCACCGGCAAGAATGTCATCGCCGATACCAAGTCAACCACAGTCACAAGGAAACGAAAGGCCACCGTCGAAGAGGATCCCCACCCCAAAGCCACATCGCGGACATTTTCGTTTCCTCCcagcagcgacgatgagCTTTCCGGGCCCAAGAAACGCGCTTGTCGGCGCCAGGAACCCGTCATCAACTCGCCCGCCAAGAGTGTCGCCGTTGCCAAGGGCAAGCGAGTAGCAAGGACGACGCCTTCGAGAGCTGAGGCTGCTCACAAGCCAATCAACTCAACCATCATTTCCAAGACGAGGGTGCAAGGGAAGACGGTGCAAACAAAGCTTGACGGCGTCTTCAAGAAGTTGAGCAAACCCGGAAATGGCCTTCCTCCCCACCTGGCTGAGATGGTCGACCTTCACAGAGCCTTCGTCAAGACAATAATGATTCAATTCGCTCACAATGGAAGCAATTCGCCAATCGATGTTCGGACTGTTGCTCCTCACATCGCACAGGCCTGGGGCAAGAGACAAGTCACGATGGAGGACATCCGGCGATGTATCGCCATTGAGACCTCGGCACAGAACAAGACTGTGTCACCATTCATTATTTCTGACTATGGTCGCAACAAGATCTGCATTGAGCTCGCCTCCCACGACAACAACCCAATTAATGAAGAGCGACTGCTCAAGCAGTTTGAGGCGAACCTTCGATCACTGTGCACCGAGCGATCCGCTGACGACATGGATGTCGACCTTCCACTGGACAGCCTTTCGCTCAACGATCTTCCCCAGGTGGCCATCACGAATATGGACACTGGTGCCAGGGCGAACCCTCTCCTGAGCAAGGGACAACGCGCCCTGTCAGAGCTCAAGAGCGGCATCGCCACCAAGcagcaggagaaggaggccaaaCAAGCTGCGGTTGCCAACAACCCCCTTCTCAACCCTGACGGTACTAAAATGAGTCTTCTCGACCGACTTCGACTGAAGCAGCTCGCCAAGGCTAATGAGCCGCTACCACCTTCTGGCCCTGAGCTTCAGCGACGCGCAGCTCTCAACCGTGTCGTGGATGTAGCGGCCACCATATCCATGCTCAGCCTCTCGAACCCCATGTCCCTGCCACGTCAGGCTTTTACAATGGCTGTTATTCTCGAGAAGCTGAAGGATTCGCTTCGCATGCCTGTGtccaaggaggagggtgcAGCTTGTGTCCGGCTCATCGCCAGCGAGGTGGCTCCCGAGTGGCTTCGCATTGTCACTATTGGAGGCAGAGAGAACGTTGTGGTGCAACGGCATAGCCAACCAGTGGATCGAGTCATTCAGGAACGGGTACAGAAGCTACTGGGTTGA
- a CDS encoding Transcription elongation factor Spt6: MSNSMRDLISGEAELDDEEDDESFDEDDGGDRRRRPAVEDSSEEEEDDDDEEEARKVREGFIVDEDEDEDDVDEDDADVRPVVKRKREHRDREEEEQLDEDDLELIGEQFGERPKPQSQSQYKRLKRGHRGEDRASERRGLEEIFSDDEDDAGEQRNYGRSYRGQVDEFEDFIEEDFPDDPDVKAREMEDAEVARPRDRGVGHVIDTTNLDKDALDDMEAIFGNGEDYDWALQMEEEEEDREREEQAIELKDVFEPSQLKEKLLTDEDNEIRFTDEPERFQLDRKNFKNLQLTAEQFREEARWITNQLWPKKGLAPDLQSPFGKAVGKVLEFFIVDEVEVPYVFQHRKDYLLHTRKTRNPNRDDPDAPEYVISAEKLLNQDDLWKILELDIKFRSFVDKRNSLEKTFENLRGLDINDSIVEEMIPEATTMEELQDLQDYLHFQYGPQLKDLAAMAGNLSLTKRPGSKSNLLERVRQGKAYNFVRAYGITADQLAKNALRQGKKVSPDDDAQYPMDLADSLIDDNFSTGDQVMNAARQMYAEELFASPRMRKHFRNSYYQAAEISCRRTDKGLRRIDETHPYYEVKYLQNQAIADLVHQPELFLKMMKAEEEGLVSIKLDMPTRYDFRRQLYQEFESENFSDRAEQWREERKKVLDLAYPKLEKIIAKNVKEVIRTFCQDEVLKMCREEYAKRLDQAPYKPKGMILGTTPRVLVLSNGMSDPARDPVCWAWVEEDGRVIEQGKFGNLARDERQREDFVEVVNRRRPDVIGVSGWSADTNKLVRDLETLVTEKGLMGPEFEDPDTNDYRTEPLEVVVVNDEVARLYKDSPRALAEHPSLNPVTRYCVALARYMQNPMKEYAALGRDVTSLSYHPCQNLLPPEKLAKYLDSAMVDMVNLCGVDINEAMTDSYTANLLPYVSGLGPRKASSVIKAINANGGAVNTRDELVGDPDSGKLPVVGPRVWNNCASFLFIEYEATNPSSDPLDNTRVHPEDYELGRKMAADALELDEEDVKAETDENGPGAIVRKLFKQDEQDKVNELVLEEYAEQLERNYSQRKRATLETIRAELQAPYEELRRNFGLLTASEIFTMFTGETKLTLCDGMIVPVNVRIVKDDFAIVKLDCGIEGRVEAHEASHRASIKEVLSVGQTAQAKILDINYKDFMAKLSMREDSLRIPYKRPINFGRDGWDYALEAADKEELREKDKTTGRTQRVVKHPNFKPFNGIQAEEYLGSQPNGEVIIRPSSKGNDHLAVTWKVADGVYQHIDVLEMQKETEFSVGKLLRVGGKYTYSDLDELIVEHVKAMVRKVEEMMRHDKFQSRSRGETENWLTTYINANPNQSTYAFCIDTKHPGYFWLCFKASRTAKVIGLPVRTIPQGFELKGYQYPDMRALCNGFKLRYQNEFSKMGRR; this comes from the exons ATGAGCAACAGCATGCGCGATTTAATCTCTGGGGAGGCCGAGttggacgacgaggaggacgacgagtcttttgacgaggatgatggtgGCGACCGTAGACGGAGACCTGCCGTCGAAGACtcgagcgaggaggaggaagacgatgacgatgaagaggaagctcGCAAG GTTCGCGAAGGTTTCATCGtcgacgaagatgaggacgaagacgacgttgacgaggatgacgctGATGTGCGACCCGTGGTCAAAAGAAAGCGAGAGCATCGCGACcgcgaagaggaagagcaactggatgaagatgatctAGAGCTGATCGGCGAACAATTTGGCGAGCGACCTAAGCCTCAGAGTCAG TCCCAGTACAAACGTCTTAAGCGCGGCCATCGTGGTGAAGATCGCGCATCCGAGCGTCGCGGCCTAGAAGAAATCTTTtccgacgacgaagatgacgcGGGCGAGCAACGAAACTATGGCAGGTCATACCGAGGACAGGtcgacgagtttgaggacTTCATCGAAGAGGACTTCCCCGACGACCCTGATGTGAAAGCACGGGAGATGGAAGATGCTGAAGTCGCTCGACCCAGAGATCGCGGTGTTGGTCATGTCATCGACACCACCAATCTGGACAAGGACGCGTTGGACGACATGGAGGCTATCTTCGGCAATGGTGAGGACTATGACTGGGCACtccagatggaggaggaggaagaggaccgTGAAAGGGAGGAGCAGGCCATCGAACTCAAGGATGTGTTTGAACCGTCCCAGCTGAAGGAGAAGCTCCTGACCGACGAGGATAACGAGATCCGTTTCACCGACGAGCCTGAACGATTCCAACTCGACCGAAAGAACTTCAAGAACCTGCAGCTCACCGCCGAGCAGTTCAGAGAGGAGGCACGATGGATTACCAACCAGCTGTGGCCAAAGAAGGGCCTAGCTCCCGATCTGCAGAGCCCATTCGGCAAAGCTGTTGGCAAGGTCCTCGAGTTCTTCATTGTCGATGAGGTGGAAGTGCCCTACGTCTTCCAACACCGCAAAGACTACCTGCTTCATACTCGAAAGACGCGCAACCCCAACCGCGACGATCCCGATGCCCCTGAATATGTCATCAGTGCCGAGAAGCTACTGAACCAAGATGATCTCTGGAAGATTTTGGAGTTGGATATTAAGTTCCGATCTTTTGTGGACAAGAGAAACTCGCTCGAAAAGACCTTTGAGAACCTTCGAGGTTTGGATATCAACGACTCAATTGTGGAGGAGATGATTCCCGAGGCCACAACCATGGAGGAACTCCAGGATCTGCAGGACTACTTGCATTTCCAGTATGGGCCCCAGCTCAAGGACCTTGCCGCCATGGCTGGCAACCTTTCCCTTACGAAGCGGCCGGGTTCCAAGTCGAATCTGCTGGAGCGAGTCCGTCAGGGCAAGGCGTACAACTTTGTTCGTGCCTATGGCATTACCGCGGACCAGCTCGCCAAGAATGCTTTGCGACAGGGAAAGAAGGTGTCTCCTGACGATGACGCTCAATATCCTATGGACTTGGCCGACAGCTTGATTGATGATAACTTCAGCACAGGCGATCAGGTCATGAACGCGGCACGACAGATGTATGCAGAGGAGCTGTTTGCCAGTCCGAGAATGCGCAAGCATTTCCGAAACTCGTACTACCAGGCTGCTGAGATCAGCTGTCGACGAACCGACAAGGGACTGCGCAGGATCGACGAGACCCATCCTTATTATGAGGTGAAGTACCTGCAGAACCAGGCCATCGCCGACCTTGTTCATCAGCCTGAGCTCTTCCtcaagatgatgaaggccgaggaggaaggacTGGTCAGCATCAAGCTTGATATGCCCACCAGATACGACTTCCGCAGGCAGCTCTATCAGGAGTTCGAGTCGGAGAACTTCAGCGATCGAGCGGAACAATGGCGGGAAGAACGCAAGAAGGTCCTCGATCTCGCATACCCCAAACTGGAGAAGATCATTGCCAAGAACGTCAAGGAAGTCATCCGAACGTTCTGTCAGGATGAGGTGCTCAAGATGTGCCGAGAAGAGTACGCCAAGCGACTCGACCAGGCGCCTTACAAGCCCAAGGGCATGATTTTGGGTACCACTCCTCGTGTGCTGGTTCTCTCCAATGGTATGAGCGACCCTGCTCGCGATCCCGTCTGCTGGGCTTGggtcgaggaagatggacGAGTGATTGAGCAAGGAAAGTTTGGCAATCTTGCTCGAGACGAGCGCCAGCGAGAGGACTTTGTTGAAGTTGTCAACCGCCGTCGACCCGATGTGATTGGTGTCAGCGGTTGGTCTGCCGATACCAACAAGCTCGTGCGTGACCTAGAGACTCTGGTTACCGAGAAGGGCCTCATGGGCCCAGAGTTTGAGGACCCAGACACAAACGACTACCGCACAGAGCCTTTGGAGGTTGTGGTGGTGAACGACGAGGTGGCCCGCCTGTACAAGGACAGCCCCCGAGCGCTTGCCGAGCACCCAAGCCTCAACCCCGTCACAAGGTACTGTGTTGCTCTGGCACGCTACATGCAGAACCCCATGAAGGAGTACGCGGCCCTCGGTAGGGATGTTACCTCTCTCTCTTACCACCCGTGCCAGAACCTCCTCCCCCCAGAGAAGTTGGCCAAGTACCTCGACTCGGCGATGGTCGACATGGTCAACCTGTGTGGTGTGGACATTAATGAAGCCATGACCGACAGTTACACTGCCAACCTCTTGCCGTATGTCTCGGGCCTGGGACCACGAAAAGCCTCGAGCGTGATAAAGGCGATCAATGCCAACGGCGGCGCTGTTAATACCAGAGATGAGCTCGTTGGCGATCCCGATAGCGGCAAGTTGCCAGTCGTGGGCCCCAGGGTGTGGAACAACTGCGCGAgtttcctcttcatcgaaTACGAGGCCACTAACCCGTCTTCTGATCCCTTGGATAACACGCGTGTGCACCCTGAAGACTACGAACTTGGCCGCAAGATGGCGGCCGACGCTCTGgagcttgacgaggaagacgtcAAGGCTGAGACAGACGAGAACGGCCCGGGTGCAATCGTGCGGAAGCTCTTTAAGCAAGATGAACAGGACAAAGTCAATGAACTTGTTCTGGAGGAGTATgcagagcagctcgagagGAACTACAGCCAACGCAAGCGAGCCACTCTGGAGACGATTCGTGCCGAACTCCAGGCTCCTTACGAGGAGCTGCGAAGGAACTTTGGCCTTTTGACGGCCTCGGAGATCTTTACCATGTTCACTGGCGAAACCAAGCTGACTCTCTGCGACGGCATGATTGTGCCCGTCAACGTACGAATTGTCAAGGATGACTTTGCCATTGTCAAGCTTGATTGTGGTATCGAGGGCAGAGTCGAGGCTCATGAAGCTAGCCACCGCGCGTCCATCAAGGAGGTGCTCAGCGTTGGACAGACGGCGCAGGCCAAGATCCTGGACATCAACTACAAGGATTTCATGGCCAAGTTGTCAATGCGGGAAGACTCGCTGCGGATTCCGTACAAGCGACCAATCAACTTTGGACGTGATGGGTGGGATTACGCCCTTGAAGCGGCGGACAAGGAGGAGCTGcgggagaaggacaagaccaCGGGCCGAACGCAGCGTGTGGTCAAGCATCCCAACTTCAAGCCATTCAACGGTATCCAGGCCGAGGAGTACCTCGGATCGCAACCCAACGGTGAGGTGATTATCCGTCCCTCATCCAAGGGTAACGATCATCTGGCGGTCACGTGGAAGGTTGCAGATGGCGTTTACCAGCACATCGACGTGCTGGAGATGCAGAAGGAGACGGAGTTTTCGGTGGGCAAGCTGCTGCGCGTTGGCGGCAAGTACACGTACAGTGATCTGGACGAGCTGATCGTGGAGCacgtcaaggccatggtgcgcaaggtggaggagatgatgcGGCACGACAAGTTCCAGAGCCGATCTCGGGGAGAGACGG AGAACTGGCTAACGACATACATCAACGCCAACCCGAACCAGTCAACGTATGCATTCTGCATCGACACCAAGCACCCTGGGTACTTCTGGCTGTGCTTCAAGGCCAGCCGGACGGCCAAGGTGATAGGGCTGCCGGTGCGAACGATCCCGCAGGGCTTTGAGCTCAAGGGTTACCAGTACCCGGACATGCGAGCACTGTGCAACGGTTTCAAGCTGCGATACCAGAACGAGTTTTCCAAGATGGGACGTCGGTAG
- a CDS encoding Spindle pole body component, whose product MAPDRITNAIDSLITHLVPSNPNDNEEVAQERHDTCFEIVKSIIDSPSSPAISSDVNHASDLIKRKLIQSNPTQALRFSNLYTRLLSLPVLEHKWAILYLLYQLADSPDPSEPLPLSPVKPSAPNYRDAINRDAIKRQGRERATKTSRQEEEQFKEAFQPEGLKKLPPKEPKKSGKDGDPRPEAPKRDVSLKSTLLASNYSEIEPPESVILRDLPFTLQGLSSTTLPFPKSDTIRLPPTLPLPIVSLLHTLAEPSLLYRGLDGFCKTPAKGLLGQSLRAAIGSELKSYLSLIATLEGQIRRALASLDEEAPRAGIGKAGVTLKRCVVWTREATMGLRLMSLIAEESEKKKGGQLVSLIHSFSSSHGDPVVAAFAERLLGSFTRPFYDILRHWIYDGELSDPYQEFFVREQAANKNPSKAKGAGNVWEDKYEIATDMIPSIITQDFAQKVFLIGKSLNFIRHSCGDAMWVEDYSKAASKELRYGDTATLEAWIDEAYKTTMKRLIDLMANKFHLFEHLQALKNYILLGQGDFIALLMESLAANLDRPAGAQYRHTLTAQLEHAIRGSNAQYDSPEVLRRLDARMLQLSHGDIGWDCFTLEYKIDAPVDVVVTEWGNRQYLKVFNFLWRIKRVEFALLSTWRKCMTGSRGVLQNSDPAVAQAWKSTRGVLAEMIHFVGQLQYYILFEVIESSWGELQKRIQKEDCTLDDLIKAHTRYLNDITHKGLLGAKRRTHSADEDDRTTYMMQLGEILRFMLSYRDSVDGLYSWSVSDFTRRQEADVRSTTRFNDEHDDTPAAGSGAVTSEFPVLRERLRHLGVSFRTRLQILLGDLAYQPDVDMRFLGVAMNFNDVYQPTRRKTKVAGSSTATRSASASRG is encoded by the exons ATGGCTCCCGACCGCATAACGAATGCCATCGACAGCTTGATAACCCACCTCGTGCCCAGCAACCCCAACGACAATGAAGAAGTCGCCCAGGAGCGCCATGATACTTGCTTTGAAATTGTCAAATCCATCATAGACAG CCCGTCCTCCCCCGCTATCTCTTCCGACGTCAACCATGCCTCCGACCTCATAAAGCGAAAGCTCATCCAGAGCAATCCCACCCAAGCCCTCCGATTCTCGAACCTCTACACTCGTCTGCTCTCTCTACCTGTGCTCGAGCACAAGTGGGCTATCCTCTACTTGCTCTACCAACTGGCTGATTCTCCAGACCCCAGCGAGCCCCTCCCACTGAGCCCTGTGAAGCCGTCGGCGCCCAACTACCGAGACGCCATAAACCGCGATGCTATAAAACGTCAGGGCCGGGAGCGTGCCACCAAGACATctagacaagaagaagagcagttCAAAGAGGCCTTTCAGCCAGAAGGGCTCAAGAAGCTTCCACCAAAAGAGCCCAAAAAGTCGGGCAAAGATGGGGACCCACGGCCTGAAGCGCCCAAGAGAGACGTCTCTCTCAAGTCAACGTTGCTAGCGAGCAACTATTCAGAGATCGAACCTCCGGAATCAGTCATCCTCAGAGACCTTCCCTTTACACTCCAAGGCCTATCTTCCACGACATTACCGTTTCCCAAATCAGACACCATAAGGTTACCTCCAACTCTACCTCTACCAATCGTCTCTCTACTCCACACTTTGGCGGAGCCCTCGCTACTATATCGCGGCCTCGATGGCTTCTGCAAGACTCCTGCCAAGGGacttcttggccagagcTTGAGAGCGGCCATTGGCAGTGAGCTCAAGTCATATCTTAGCTTGATTGCTACGCTAGAAGGGCAGATTCGAAGAGCTTTAGCCTCTTTGGATGAGGAAGCGCCACGGGCAGGCATCGGGAAAGCCGGCGTGACACTGAAAAGATGCGTGGTCTGGACTCGCGAGGCAACCATGGGACTCAGGCTGATGAGTCTCATCGCTGAAGAATctgaaaagaagaagggaggcCAGCTCGTCTCGCTTATCCACAGCTTCTCATCGTCTCATGGAGATCCTGTCGTGGCTGCCTTCGCAGAGCGACTCCTGGGGAGCTTCACACGGCCGTTTTACGACATCCTGCGCCATTGGATATACGACGGTGAACTATCAGATCCATATCAAGAGTTCTTTGTCAGGGAACAGGCTGCCAACAAGAACCCTTCAAAGGCCAAGGGGGCGGGCAACGTCTGGGAGGACAAGTACGAGATCGCAACAGACATGATTCCGAGCATCATCACCCAGGATTTCGCCCAAAAGGTGTTTCTGATCGGCAAGTCGCTCAACTTTATCAGACACAGTTGCGGTGATGCAATGTGGGTTGAAGACTACTCCAAGGCAGCCTCCAAGGAGCTCCGGTATGGTGACACGGCCACGCTGGAGGCTTGGATCGACGAAGCCTACAAGACGACCATGAAACGACTCATTGACTTGATGGCCAACAAGTTCCATCTGTTTGAGCATCTGCAGGCGTTGAAGAACTACATTCTCCTGGGACAGGGAGACTTCATTGCCCTCCTGATGGAGTCACTGGCTGCCAACCTGGATCGTCCTGCTGGAGCACAGTACAGACATACGCTGACGGCGCAGCTGGAGCACGCCATTCGAGGCTCAAATGCTCAGTACGATTCGCCCGAGGTGCTACGGCGTCTGGATGCACGAATGCTCCAACTGTCACACGGTGATATCGGATGGGATTGCTTCACACTCGAGTACAAGATCGATGCCcctgttgatgttgttgtgaCTGAATGGGGCAACCGGCAGTACCTCAAGGTCTTCAACTTTCTCTGGCGCATCAAGCGTGTGGAGTTTGCCCTGCTGTCAACCTGGCGCAAGTGCATGACAGGTTCCCGTGGCGTGCTCCAGAACTCAGACCCTGCCGTCGCTCAGGCGTGGAAGTCGACACGTGGAGTTCTCGCCGAGATGATTCACTTTGTTGGTCAGCTACAGTACTACATCCTATTCGAAGTTATTGAATCCTCGTGGGGCGAACTGCAGAAGCGCATCCAGAAGGAGGACTGCACTCTGGACGACCTTATCAAGGCGCATACACGCTATCTCAACGACATCACGCATAAGGGTCTACTTGGCGCTAAGCGACGAACGCACAGcgcagatgaggatgaccGCACAACCTACATGATGCAGCTCGGAGAGATCCTTAGGTTCATGCTCAGCTACCGAGACTCAGTTGACGGGCTCTACAGCTGGAGTGTGTCGGACTTTACCCGGCGACAGGAGGCCGATGTACGGAGCACCACGCGGTTCAACGACGAGCACGACGACACTCCAGCAGCAGGCTCGGGGGCTGTAACGTCCGAGTTTCCCGTCCTGCGGGAGCGGCTGCGGCATCTGGGCGTATCATTCAGGACCCGCCTGCAGATCCTCCTTGGCGATCTCGCGTACCAGCCAGACGTGGACATGCGGTTCCTGGGTGTTGCCATGAACTTCAACGACGTGTACCAGCctacgaggaggaagaccaAGGTTGCGGGTTCCTCAACAGCGACGCGCAGTGCATCAGCATCGAGGGGTTGA